A window of the Clostridium sp. 'White wine YQ' genome harbors these coding sequences:
- a CDS encoding chitobiase/beta-hexosaminidase C-terminal domain-containing protein: MRYLKIRKMLSVIVAAFLLLGLFPSSIVKVKAINEKIWFQNFEGKDADKSFITSNNVLASITDADKYDGQKSLKYQVKYSGDPSVSSGSIVLNSMDGPINTTGMEYLIMYIKDTQGSNTLKASLTDSKGFESEFNWRSVSTVKNQWIKYYIPMSDFSGIDKTSITQIRIGEWNAGTYYIDGVFFDVSLNGDLPSLVPEVPTANPVSGKYNSERKVELSTVSKNADIYYSIDGTEPNMDSSLYVSPITVNKDTTIKAFAIKQGNKSATETFKYTIDSAVPENVVASPEVNKYSNPIDITLSSSTSSSEIFYTIDGSEPTQHSTKYEKPIHIDKTTTIKALAVKNGVEGNVVTFKYQFPEVPTTPSPDVAPGKYLSNQRVRLLSDSDANIYYTLDGTTPTSASTKYTQNILIDKHTTIKALAERDGLYSNVVTLEYSIVPYSPTADKVPGTYDDSAVVELRCATDKVIIYYTLDGSTPSINSTRYTNPLLITKNQTIKAVAYDAVKDGISDVGEFNYVINKTGKLVNPTSLPASGVYSRTQKVELNTTTEGAEIYYTLDGSVPTTSSNKYTSPITVSKNTVIKSISVKDNRKSDVTISDYTIDKTPTPFLKADGKVLRKDYGSGDAVTLHGTNAGSWLVMEGWMSPTNSPDQKTTIETLTNRFGEEKAWELINLYQDNWWKEIDFDNVKKEGMNVIRLPFSYFEMLNNDGTLKESAFKRMDWFIEESSKRGLYVILDMHGAPGSQNGKDHSGDITKPDKGDLFGNEENIKKTEFLWSKIAERYRDNPWVAAYDLLNEPGGAVGTVQFELYDRLYKAVRAQDKNHVISIEAIWEPYHLPNPKIYGWENVLYQYHFYGWSNTGDSVAQSNFTDSKVPMVNELTNYNVPLLVGEFTLFNNLQSWEYALKTYEEQGWNYTTWCYKVTGSGSSWGLYTGDPEKVDIYNDTEEAIRNKWSKVGTDTSFKRNDYYADTIRAFSNPASRNTDKKINIADFESNDVTFEAGSGAIASIDKENKIGKASVKLVITGNEKPDGTKQYVSIKPSKVLDLTDDASGFPNYLVFDVYNGTGTNRSVYVTLVDKNGKMITVQTQTSTPSLKGAWSKVTLRLSDASGDIDKSQIVEIRLAMRYAGTYNFDNILVAKSFSSNVEYESRIVTNKAELTEVLEKAKNIDKTKYTEASVIALEKSVQSASVIYEDKAASQTEVNEATDLVSNAIESLKLLPDKSKLIEAINEAGKIDESKYTKESIEALIKAVKSANELLGDKNTTQEDVDNVIKSVREALSKLVLVNGNNNPDPTNPSNTNNPSNTDNTGASTDNLPKTGSEVGTSALLIMGALAIITGEALRRRNAVKR; encoded by the coding sequence ATGAGATATTTAAAAATAAGAAAAATGTTATCAGTTATTGTAGCAGCATTCTTATTACTTGGATTATTTCCATCTTCAATAGTCAAAGTAAAGGCTATAAATGAAAAAATATGGTTTCAAAATTTCGAGGGTAAGGATGCAGATAAATCTTTTATAACTTCAAATAATGTATTAGCGTCCATAACAGATGCAGATAAGTACGACGGACAAAAAAGTCTTAAGTATCAAGTGAAATATAGCGGAGATCCAAGTGTTTCGAGTGGAAGTATAGTTCTTAATAGTATGGATGGACCTATTAATACAACGGGTATGGAATATTTAATTATGTATATTAAAGATACTCAAGGATCAAATACGCTTAAAGCTTCATTAACTGATTCAAAAGGTTTTGAATCAGAATTTAATTGGAGATCAGTAAGTACAGTTAAAAATCAGTGGATAAAATATTATATACCTATGAGTGATTTTTCAGGTATAGACAAGACTTCAATTACACAAATACGTATTGGAGAGTGGAATGCAGGAACTTATTATATCGATGGAGTTTTCTTTGATGTAAGCTTAAATGGAGATTTACCATCATTAGTTCCAGAGGTACCAACTGCTAATCCTGTTTCTGGAAAGTATAATTCTGAAAGAAAAGTTGAGCTAAGCACAGTTAGTAAAAATGCAGATATATATTACAGTATTGATGGAACAGAACCTAATATGGATTCGTCACTTTATGTTAGTCCAATTACAGTGAATAAAGACACAACAATTAAAGCATTTGCCATAAAGCAGGGAAATAAAAGTGCAACTGAAACATTTAAGTATACAATTGACAGTGCAGTTCCAGAGAATGTCGTAGCCTCACCCGAAGTAAATAAATATAGTAATCCAATAGATATAACACTTTCAAGTAGTACTAGTAGTTCCGAAATATTCTACACTATAGATGGAAGTGAACCTACTCAGCATTCAACTAAATATGAAAAACCAATTCATATTGATAAAACTACTACTATTAAAGCTTTAGCAGTTAAAAACGGAGTAGAAGGAAATGTAGTGACATTCAAGTATCAGTTCCCTGAGGTTCCAACGACACCAAGTCCAGATGTAGCCCCTGGGAAATATTTATCAAATCAAAGAGTAAGGCTATTATCTGATAGTGATGCTAACATTTACTATACGTTGGATGGAACAACGCCCACAAGTGCATCCACTAAATATACACAAAATATATTAATTGATAAACATACGACAATTAAAGCCCTAGCTGAAAGGGATGGATTATATAGTAATGTCGTAACTCTAGAATATTCAATTGTACCTTATTCACCAACTGCAGATAAAGTGCCAGGAACTTATGATGATTCTGCTGTAGTTGAATTAAGATGCGCTACTGATAAGGTCATAATATATTATACTTTAGATGGAAGTACACCAAGCATAAATTCTACACGTTATACTAATCCTTTGCTAATAACTAAAAATCAAACAATTAAAGCAGTAGCATATGATGCTGTAAAAGATGGAATTAGTGATGTAGGCGAATTTAACTATGTTATAAATAAAACAGGTAAATTAGTAAATCCAACTTCCTTACCTGCATCAGGAGTTTATTCAAGAACTCAGAAAGTAGAATTAAATACAACAACAGAAGGAGCCGAAATTTATTATACCCTTGATGGAAGTGTACCAACTACAAGTTCTAATAAATATACTTCTCCAATTACAGTTTCTAAAAATACTGTGATTAAATCAATCTCAGTAAAAGATAATAGAAAAAGTGATGTTACAATAAGTGATTATACCATTGATAAGACACCAACTCCGTTTTTAAAGGCAGATGGAAAGGTATTGCGTAAGGATTATGGATCAGGAGATGCAGTTACTTTACATGGCACAAATGCAGGTTCATGGCTAGTAATGGAAGGGTGGATGAGCCCTACTAATTCACCTGATCAAAAAACAACCATTGAAACCTTAACAAATCGTTTTGGGGAAGAGAAGGCATGGGAACTAATTAATCTATATCAAGATAATTGGTGGAAAGAAATAGATTTTGATAATGTTAAAAAGGAAGGTATGAATGTAATAAGATTACCATTTTCTTATTTCGAAATGCTTAACAATGATGGAACATTAAAGGAAAGTGCATTCAAAAGAATGGATTGGTTTATTGAAGAAAGTTCAAAGAGAGGACTTTATGTAATATTAGATATGCATGGAGCACCTGGTTCTCAAAATGGTAAAGATCATTCAGGTGATATTACTAAGCCAGATAAAGGAGATTTATTTGGAAATGAAGAAAATATTAAGAAAACTGAATTCTTGTGGAGTAAGATAGCTGAAAGATATAGGGATAATCCTTGGGTAGCTGCATATGATTTATTAAATGAACCAGGTGGTGCTGTGGGAACTGTTCAATTCGAGCTATATGATAGATTATATAAAGCAGTAAGAGCACAGGATAAAAATCATGTGATCTCAATAGAAGCAATATGGGAGCCATATCATTTACCAAATCCAAAGATATATGGATGGGAAAATGTGCTTTATCAATATCATTTTTATGGATGGTCAAACACAGGGGATTCTGTTGCACAAAGTAATTTTACTGATTCTAAAGTTCCAATGGTTAATGAACTTACTAATTATAACGTTCCACTATTAGTTGGAGAATTTACATTGTTTAACAACCTACAAAGCTGGGAATACGCCCTTAAGACATATGAAGAACAGGGATGGAACTATACAACATGGTGTTATAAGGTGACAGGTAGTGGAAGTAGCTGGGGACTTTACACAGGAGATCCTGAAAAAGTTGATATTTATAATGATACAGAAGAGGCAATAAGAAATAAGTGGTCAAAAGTAGGAACAGATACTTCATTTAAACGTAATGACTATTATGCAGATACAATTAGAGCATTTTCAAACCCAGCTTCAAGAAATACTGATAAAAAAATAAATATAGCTGATTTTGAAAGTAATGATGTTACCTTTGAGGCAGGTAGTGGAGCAATAGCAAGTATAGATAAGGAAAATAAAATAGGTAAAGCCTCAGTAAAACTTGTGATTACAGGAAATGAAAAACCAGACGGCACAAAACAATATGTAAGTATTAAACCTTCAAAAGTATTAGATTTAACTGATGATGCGAGTGGATTCCCTAACTATTTAGTATTTGATGTTTATAATGGAACTGGTACTAATAGAAGTGTATATGTAACTTTGGTGGATAAGAATGGAAAGATGATAACAGTACAAACCCAAACTAGCACACCTTCTTTAAAAGGAGCATGGTCTAAAGTTACATTGCGATTAAGTGATGCTAGTGGAGATATTGACAAATCACAAATAGTAGAGATACGGCTTGCAATGAGATATGCAGGAACTTATAATTTTGACAATATCCTAGTGGCAAAATCCTTTAGCAGTAATGTAGAATATGAAAGTAGGATTGTTACAAATAAAGCAGAACTTACAGAAGTTTTAGAGAAGGCTAAAAACATTGATAAAACAAAATATACAGAGGCAAGTGTAATTGCATTAGAGAAGTCTGTACAAAGTGCAAGTGTAATATATGAAGATAAAGCAGCATCTCAAACAGAAGTTAATGAAGCAACAGATTTAGTGAGTAATGCTATTGAAAGTTTAAAATTGCTTCCTGATAAATCTAAACTTATAGAAGCTATAAATGAGGCGGGTAAAATAGATGAAAGCAAATATACAAAAGAAAGTATAGAAGCACTTATAAAAGCTGTAAAAAGTGCAAATGAATTACTAGGCGATAAAAATACAACTCAAGAAGATGTTGATAATGTAATTAAGAGTGTTAGAGAAGCTCTAAGTAAATTGGTATTAGTTAATGGAAATAATAATCCTGACCCCACTAACCCAAGCAATACTAATAACCCAAGTAATACGGACAATACTGGCGCTTCAACTGATAATCTTCCTAAGACAGGGTCTGAAGTTGGGACAAGTGCCTTACTAATTATGGGGGCTTTGGCTATAATTACAGGTGAGGCTTTAAGGAGAAGAAATGCAGTAAAAAGATAG
- a CDS encoding restriction endonuclease → MGKIVLLILIIFILRVLDKKLGQFKIEREEYYRREDFFWGFPAIKDLMTCKKEDFFESCEELLTNCGYNIYSIEEKNKKDMKVLKYEKNNLKGIATFVYYKYDEDILDETVLQEVKLEDMQEILGIMISKNINRATVITQGKFSKGIVEYIEELPSSISVDLIDGYDFCERRREVWG, encoded by the coding sequence ATGGGAAAAATAGTTTTATTAATTTTAATCATTTTTATATTAAGGGTTTTGGACAAAAAATTAGGACAATTTAAAATAGAAAGAGAAGAATACTATAGAAGAGAAGATTTTTTTTGGGGATTTCCTGCGATAAAGGATTTGATGACGTGTAAGAAAGAGGATTTCTTTGAGAGTTGTGAAGAATTATTAACCAATTGTGGATATAATATATATTCCATTGAAGAAAAGAATAAGAAAGACATGAAGGTTTTGAAGTATGAGAAAAATAATCTAAAAGGCATAGCTACATTTGTATACTACAAGTATGATGAAGATATCTTAGATGAGACGGTTTTACAAGAAGTTAAATTAGAAGATATGCAAGAAATTCTAGGAATAATGATAAGTAAAAATATTAATAGAGCAACAGTAATAACTCAAGGGAAGTTCTCAAAAGGTATAGTAGAGTACATAGAAGAATTACCAAGTAGCATAAGTGTTGACTTGATTGATGGATATGATTTTTGTGAGAGAAGAAGAGAAGTATGGGGTTAA
- a CDS encoding heavy metal translocating P-type ATPase, with product MKEIKLLLEGLDCANCAAKIESRVNALEEVEEASLNFSSNTLAISPKEATNLDLIKNKVEEIVIKLEPHVKVKEVLSSDKAVRSNIQINKTEEEHKEEHHDHEHTHEHNHEHSHEGFDSKELIKLVIGIIFYGIGFFFKGIPYVEVVAFGISYVIVGGEVLITALKNIRNGEVFDENFLMTIATIGAFAIGEYPEGAAVMIFYGIGEMFQGYAVNKSRKSIGQLMDIRPDYANKMVNEREVKVSPEEVAIGDIIIVKPGEKVPLDGKVVNGEAMMDTSALTGESLPRKVSVGNEVLSGSINKNSPIKIEVTKTFGESTVSKILELVENAGNKKAKTEKFITKFARYYTPAVVFSALALAVIPPVIGLGSFSQWIYRALIFLVVSCPCALVISIPLAFFGGIGAASKHGILIKGGNYLEALKSVDTVIFDKTGTLTKGVFSVTKIYSTNEYTNEEILECAAYAESYSNHPIAESIKNAFNGSLDNALISDYKEIAGKGISVVVRGKKIIAGNEKLMVENNIVVEDIKHEGTLVYIALEGEYIGAIVISDEIKKDSDEAIKMLKSLGIKETVMLTGDNKATAEAVNEKLNLDKVYSELLPQDKVEKVEEILSNKNDDTKVIFVGDGINDAPVLARADIGIAMGGVGSDAAIEAADIVIMTDEPSKIAKAISISKTTSLIVKQNIIFALGIKALVLILAVIGLGTMWEGVFADVGVALLAVLNSMRILRKNKVS from the coding sequence ATGAAAGAGATAAAATTATTATTAGAAGGGTTAGATTGTGCTAATTGTGCTGCAAAAATAGAAAGTAGAGTTAATGCATTAGAAGAAGTAGAGGAAGCTTCATTAAACTTTTCATCTAATACCTTAGCTATATCCCCAAAAGAAGCAACAAATTTAGATTTGATTAAAAATAAGGTTGAAGAAATTGTAATAAAATTAGAACCTCATGTTAAAGTAAAGGAGGTTCTATCATCAGATAAAGCAGTAAGAAGTAATATTCAAATTAACAAAACAGAAGAAGAACACAAAGAAGAACATCATGATCATGAACATACTCATGAACACAATCATGAGCATTCTCATGAAGGATTTGACTCTAAGGAATTAATAAAGTTAGTTATAGGAATAATTTTTTATGGAATAGGATTCTTTTTTAAAGGGATACCTTACGTAGAAGTGGTTGCATTTGGTATTAGTTATGTAATTGTAGGGGGAGAAGTTCTAATTACAGCATTAAAAAATATTAGAAATGGTGAAGTTTTTGATGAAAACTTCCTTATGACTATAGCAACAATAGGTGCATTTGCGATAGGTGAATATCCAGAAGGTGCTGCAGTAATGATTTTCTATGGAATAGGAGAAATGTTCCAAGGGTATGCAGTAAATAAATCTAGGAAATCTATTGGTCAATTAATGGATATAAGACCTGATTATGCAAATAAGATGGTAAATGAAAGAGAAGTTAAAGTTTCGCCAGAAGAAGTAGCAATTGGTGATATTATAATAGTTAAACCTGGTGAAAAAGTGCCTTTAGACGGGAAAGTAGTAAATGGAGAAGCTATGATGGATACATCTGCATTAACAGGAGAATCACTTCCACGTAAGGTAAGCGTAGGAAATGAAGTCCTTTCTGGTTCAATAAATAAAAATTCACCAATTAAGATTGAAGTTACAAAAACTTTTGGAGAATCAACTGTATCTAAGATTTTAGAATTGGTTGAGAATGCAGGAAACAAAAAAGCTAAAACAGAAAAATTTATTACTAAGTTTGCAAGATACTATACACCTGCTGTAGTTTTTTCAGCTCTAGCATTGGCAGTAATTCCTCCAGTTATAGGATTAGGGTCATTTAGTCAGTGGATATATAGAGCTCTAATATTCCTTGTTGTTTCTTGTCCTTGTGCATTAGTTATATCAATACCTCTTGCTTTCTTTGGAGGTATAGGGGCAGCTTCTAAACATGGAATATTAATAAAAGGCGGAAACTATTTAGAAGCATTAAAGTCAGTAGATACAGTTATCTTTGATAAAACAGGAACATTAACCAAAGGGGTATTTAGTGTTACTAAAATTTATTCAACAAATGAATATACAAACGAGGAAATATTGGAATGTGCTGCTTATGCAGAAAGCTATTCAAATCATCCAATAGCTGAATCTATAAAGAATGCTTTTAATGGATCATTGGATAATGCATTGATTTCAGATTATAAAGAGATAGCTGGAAAAGGGATAAGTGTAGTAGTAAGAGGAAAAAAGATTATTGCTGGAAATGAAAAATTAATGGTTGAAAATAACATTGTGGTTGAGGATATTAAACATGAAGGAACACTAGTATATATTGCACTAGAAGGAGAATATATTGGTGCTATTGTAATATCAGATGAAATTAAAAAGGATTCTGATGAAGCAATTAAAATGTTAAAATCATTAGGGATAAAAGAGACAGTTATGCTTACAGGAGATAATAAAGCTACTGCCGAAGCTGTTAATGAAAAACTAAATCTTGATAAGGTATATTCAGAACTTCTTCCACAAGATAAGGTTGAGAAGGTTGAAGAAATATTAAGTAATAAGAATGATGACACTAAAGTAATATTTGTTGGGGATGGAATAAATGATGCTCCTGTACTTGCAAGGGCTGATATTGGAATAGCAATGGGAGGGGTAGGTTCAGATGCGGCAATTGAGGCAGCTGACATTGTTATTATGACAGATGAGCCATCTAAAATAGCTAAGGCAATAAGTATTTCTAAAACAACATCATTAATAGTTAAACAAAATATTATTTTCGCATTAGGGATTAAAGCGTTAGTTTTAATATTAGCAGTAATAGGATTAGGTACAATGTGGGAAGGCGTTTTTGCAGATGTTGGAGTTGCTCTTTTAGCTGTACTGAATTCTATGAGGATATTAAGAAAAAATAAAGTTTCATAA
- a CDS encoding ArsR/SmtB family transcription factor encodes MKDLNKIESCNCNIIHEDIVNKVKDTIPEEETLYDLAELFKVFGDSTRIKILCVLFESEMCVCDMAALLGMTQSAISHQLRVLKSARLVKFRKEGKVVYYSLDDEHVKGIFNQGLRHITER; translated from the coding sequence ATGAAGGATTTAAATAAAATTGAAAGCTGTAACTGCAATATTATTCATGAAGATATAGTAAATAAGGTTAAAGACACCATTCCGGAAGAGGAAACTCTCTATGACTTAGCTGAATTATTTAAGGTTTTTGGGGATTCTACAAGAATAAAGATTTTATGTGTTTTATTTGAAAGTGAGATGTGCGTTTGTGATATGGCAGCACTTCTTGGAATGACTCAATCAGCTATATCACATCAATTAAGAGTTTTAAAATCAGCTAGGTTAGTTAAGTTTAGAAAGGAAGGAAAAGTAGTTTATTATTCCCTAGATGATGAACATGTTAAAGGTATATTTAATCAAGGGTTAAGACATATAACAGAAAGGTAG
- a CDS encoding redox-sensing transcriptional repressor Rex — protein MEKKKNISMAVIKRLPKYHRYLGELLKNDVDRISSKELSEKIGFTASQIRQDLNCFGDFGQQGYGYNVRELHSQISSILGLNKKYNTIIVGAGNIGQAIANYRFDKAGFNLVGIFDANPKLIGIRIRDIEIQDIDDLQSFLKNNHVDIGVICVPKLNAQKVCDELVQGGVKGIWNFAPVDLNVPEGMTVENVHLSESVMTLVYLLNQKEE, from the coding sequence ATGGAGAAAAAGAAAAATATATCAATGGCAGTTATAAAAAGACTTCCTAAATACCATAGATATTTAGGAGAACTTTTAAAGAATGATGTAGATAGAATAAGTTCAAAAGAACTAAGTGAGAAAATAGGATTTACTGCTTCACAAATAAGACAGGATTTAAACTGCTTTGGAGACTTTGGACAACAAGGCTATGGCTACAATGTAAGAGAACTTCATTCTCAAATAAGTTCTATATTAGGATTAAATAAAAAATATAATACTATAATAGTTGGTGCTGGTAATATTGGTCAGGCAATAGCTAATTATAGATTTGATAAAGCTGGATTTAATCTAGTTGGGATTTTTGATGCTAATCCTAAACTTATTGGGATAAGAATAAGGGATATTGAGATTCAAGATATTGATGACTTACAAAGTTTCTTGAAAAATAACCACGTTGACATAGGAGTTATTTGTGTTCCGAAATTAAATGCTCAAAAGGTTTGCGATGAATTAGTTCAAGGTGGAGTAAAAGGGATTTGGAACTTTGCTCCAGTGGATTTAAATGTACCTGAAGGCATGACGGTAGAAAATGTTCATTTAAGTGAAAGTGTTATGACCCTAGTTTATTTATTAAACCAAAAGGAAGAGTAG
- a CDS encoding ABC transporter ATP-binding protein, whose product MIRDFIKYYKPHKKLFIMDLFCAFLAAICDLFYPMITRGIINDYVPNKNLRLLVTWSIALLFIYILKLGLNYFVEYWGHVVGVRMQGDMRRDIFKHLQKLPFKYFDDNKTGVIMSRIINDLMDISELAHHGPEDLFLSIIMLIGSFVILCTINVKLTLITFAFIPFLLIFAIKKRMKMANAFKETRVKIGEVNASLENSVSGIRVSRAFTNRAYEIEKFEEGNNDFKRAREFAYKAMAEFFSGMNFIVDFLNLTVLSLGGFFTFKGYISVGDYVAYLLYIKMFMDPIKRLINFVEQLQSGMTGFERFKEIMEVPEEEDVDNAIEIKDVKGQIRFDNVSFKYDDEETHVLKELSLSINQGQTVALVGPSGGGKTTLCHLVPRFYEVDEGDIFIDNINIKDINRDSLRKNIGLVQQDVFLFTGTIYENILYGNPDASEEEVIEAAKRANIHDFIMSLPDGYNTYIGEKGLKLSGGQKQRMSIARVFLKNPKILILDEATSALDNTTELIIQKSLEELAKGRTTLIVAHRLSTIKNADEIVVLTAEGIAEKGNHQELLSKNGIYTSLYSASLK is encoded by the coding sequence ATGATTAGAGATTTTATAAAATATTATAAACCACATAAAAAACTTTTTATAATGGACTTATTCTGCGCATTTTTAGCAGCAATTTGTGATTTGTTTTACCCAATGATCACAAGAGGAATTATTAATGATTATGTTCCAAATAAAAATTTAAGGCTTTTAGTAACCTGGAGCATTGCTTTATTATTCATTTATATACTTAAGTTAGGCCTTAATTACTTTGTTGAATACTGGGGGCATGTAGTTGGAGTAAGAATGCAGGGTGATATGAGAAGAGATATCTTTAAGCATCTTCAGAAGCTGCCATTTAAATATTTTGATGATAATAAAACAGGTGTAATTATGTCTAGAATAATTAATGATCTAATGGATATATCTGAGCTTGCACATCATGGCCCAGAAGATCTATTTTTATCGATAATAATGTTAATAGGGTCATTTGTTATTTTGTGTACTATAAACGTTAAGTTAACATTAATTACTTTTGCATTTATACCATTTTTATTGATATTTGCTATTAAGAAAAGAATGAAGATGGCAAATGCATTTAAGGAAACTAGAGTAAAGATTGGTGAAGTTAATGCCTCTTTAGAAAATTCTGTTTCAGGAATTAGGGTTTCTAGAGCATTTACTAATAGAGCTTATGAAATTGAGAAATTTGAAGAGGGCAATAATGACTTTAAAAGAGCAAGAGAATTTGCATATAAAGCGATGGCAGAGTTTTTTTCTGGAATGAATTTTATCGTTGACTTTCTTAATCTAACTGTTCTATCGCTTGGTGGATTCTTTACTTTCAAGGGATATATTTCAGTGGGAGATTATGTTGCATATTTACTTTATATAAAAATGTTTATGGATCCAATTAAGAGATTAATTAATTTTGTTGAGCAATTACAGTCTGGAATGACTGGTTTTGAGAGATTTAAAGAAATAATGGAAGTTCCAGAAGAGGAAGACGTAGATAATGCCATAGAAATTAAAGATGTAAAAGGGCAAATAAGATTCGATAATGTAAGTTTTAAATATGATGACGAAGAAACTCATGTTTTAAAAGAATTATCACTTAGTATTAATCAGGGACAAACTGTTGCATTAGTTGGACCATCAGGTGGAGGAAAAACAACTCTATGTCACTTGGTACCTAGATTTTATGAAGTTGATGAGGGTGATATATTTATTGACAATATTAATATAAAGGATATTAATAGAGACTCCTTAAGAAAGAATATTGGATTAGTTCAGCAAGATGTATTTTTATTTACTGGAACCATATATGAAAACATTCTATATGGAAATCCTGATGCAAGTGAAGAAGAAGTAATTGAAGCAGCTAAAAGAGCAAATATACATGATTTTATAATGAGCTTGCCAGATGGGTATAATACTTATATTGGAGAAAAGGGATTAAAATTATCTGGTGGACAAAAGCAAAGAATGTCAATAGCAAGAGTGTTCTTAAAAAATCCAAAAATATTAATTTTGGATGAAGCAACTTCTGCACTTGATAATACTACAGAACTTATAATACAAAAATCTTTAGAAGAACTAGCAAAAGGAAGGACAACTCTTATAGTAGCCCATAGATTATCAACTATAAAAAATGCAGATGAGATTGTTGTATTAACTGCTGAAGGTATAGCAGAAAAAGGAAATCATCAAGAACTTTTATCTAAGAATGGAATATATACATCCTTATATAGTGCATCACTAAAATAA
- a CDS encoding ferritin gives MFSTKLLDALNHQVNYEFYSSYSYLSMAAYCESIDLPGFSNFFRVQAQEELFHAMKFFDYIQQKNGEIILEKIDQPTITFESVAHVFETAFEHEQIVTKKIYNLADIATEEREHATLSLLKWFIDEQVEEENTFDTILKKLKRAKDNPAALYLLDDELAKRVYTPPAATN, from the coding sequence ATGTTTAGTACTAAACTATTAGATGCATTAAATCATCAAGTTAATTATGAATTTTACTCATCTTATTCATATCTTTCTATGGCTGCCTATTGTGAATCCATCGATTTACCAGGTTTCTCAAACTTCTTTAGAGTTCAAGCTCAAGAAGAACTTTTTCATGCCATGAAATTTTTTGATTACATACAACAAAAAAATGGTGAAATAATATTAGAAAAAATCGATCAACCAACTATAACCTTTGAAAGCGTAGCTCATGTCTTTGAAACTGCTTTTGAACATGAACAAATAGTAACAAAGAAGATATATAACCTTGCAGATATAGCTACAGAAGAAAGAGAACATGCTACTTTAAGTTTATTAAAATGGTTTATTGATGAACAAGTTGAGGAAGAAAATACTTTTGATACCATTTTGAAAAAACTAAAAAGAGCTAAAGATAATCCCGCTGCCCTATATCTATTAGATGATGAACTTGCCAAAAGAGTATATACTCCACCAGCTGCTACAAATTAA
- a CDS encoding DUF3867 domain-containing protein has protein sequence MDDRIIDFNELKNKARDKDVDKFESYIYELYYSLSQGQLSMAEMMTKINKYMQENNISQEKFMNIQKEMMKRYGVDMNNIEGQIKNMGIDLNAYGLGSNYEELRKTIGFQEKYKGRLNVSNITKYSIENAKNKIQIILDKENIMILSSGKIDLTDNELNEFLVSYKKVIDDKQLNIDLCENVSEYKY, from the coding sequence ATGGATGATAGAATAATAGATTTTAATGAATTGAAAAATAAGGCTAGGGATAAAGATGTAGATAAATTTGAGTCGTATATTTATGAATTATACTATTCATTATCACAAGGTCAGTTATCCATGGCAGAAATGATGACTAAGATAAATAAATATATGCAAGAAAATAATATTTCCCAAGAAAAGTTTATGAATATACAAAAAGAAATGATGAAAAGATATGGCGTGGATATGAATAATATAGAAGGCCAAATTAAAAATATGGGTATAGATTTAAATGCATATGGGTTAGGTTCTAACTATGAGGAATTAAGAAAAACTATAGGATTCCAAGAGAAGTATAAAGGTAGATTAAATGTTAGTAATATAACTAAGTATTCAATAGAAAATGCAAAGAATAAAATACAAATTATATTAGATAAAGAAAATATAATGATTTTAAGTAGTGGAAAAATAGACTTAACAGATAATGAGTTAAATGAATTTTTAGTTTCTTATAAAAAAGTAATAGATGACAAACAGCTAAATATAGATCTTTGTGAAAATGTAAGTGAATATAAGTATTAA